ACCTGGCGCGTCGCCTCAGCGACATGGTGCCGCCGGGCCTGCGCGAATCGCGCGAGGAACTGCAGGCCACCTTCAAGAGCGCGCTGCAGGCCGGCCTGGCCAAGCTCGACCTGGTTACCCGCGAGGAGTTCGAAGTGCAGCGCGCCGTGCTGCTGAAGACCCGCGAAAAGCTGGACGCGCTGGAAAAGGCCGTACGCGAGCTGGAAGGGCGCTCGACATCAGATTGAGTTGACGCCACTTTCGCCAGACGGCGAGGCGAAAAGCAGACTACCGCTCATCGTCAAACGCGAAGTGCCTCACGTCCTCGAGATCGAACACGGCACGATCCTGCGTCAGCCGAATCCGCCCGGACACCTGCACGCTGGCAGAGATATTGCACAGGCCAGGACTGTTACGCTCCAGGCATATGCGCTTCTGTTCAGCGTAAAAACGTGCGACCGAACTGGCGGCCCCATGCTTGCCGATATCGAGGATACGTGCGCCATCGCTGCAGCGGGAGTTGCGCAGAACCTCTTCGTGGCGGTTATCCGTTACATATCGAGCTGACAACACGACCTCTTCCCGATCATATTCGCCGGGATTCTTAGCGATGGCACACAGCACTTCATCATGAGGATCGTCGTTTACGGTTGTCGCCCCCCCACTGGCACATGCAGATAGCAGCAAGCCCAGCATGGGCACTAATGACGCTGATTTCATAGTCATTTGTCCTTCTCGGTCTTGGGCTGACGTGCTTCCCAGTTTGCAACAGAACCCTCCACCCCCTTGGCCTGTTCACTCTTGCTGATGTTGATCCCAAGGCCTTTCGCAACAACCGCCTCCGTGCCGTAAGCACTCCGCTCTGTGGCACGAACCTCATCACTGGTGGCCGCGGGGCTGGACGCGCTGGAAAAGGCCGTACGCGAGCTGGAAGGCCGCAGCGCCGCAGAATGAAAAAAGGAGGCGCACGGCGCCTCCCACTTACAGAGTATTTCGCGGATGGGGCCTTGCCGCAAGGCCCGTGCGGCGTCCTAGACTCGCCGGCCTGTCGATCCGGCAGCACAGTCAGGGGCAGTGCCGATGGCACAGGACACCGAATGGACACCCGTTACGCATGACACCTGCAGCCAGGTCGCCGGGCCGTTCTATCACGGCACCCGCGCCGATCTGGCGGTGGGCGAACTGCTGAGCGCGGGCTTCAGGTCCAACTATCGCGACAGCGTGGTGATGAACCACATCTACTTCACCAGCATCGCCAAGGGCGCCGGGTTGGCTGCGGAGATGGCCCGGGGTGACGGGCGGCCGCGCGTGTATGTGGTGGAGCCGACCGGTCCGTTTGAAGACGACCCGAATGTGACCAACAAGAAGTTTCCCGGCAACCCGACGCGGTCGTATCGCAGTGCGCAACCGTTACGGGTGGTGGGGGAGATTACGGAGTGGGAGCTCTACGACGCGGAGTTCGTTCGGCAGTTGAAGGCGTTTGTTGCTTCGGGCAGTGGGGAGATCATCAACTGATGGGCGCTGCGCGCGGAGCGGCGGACTCTTCTTCAACGGCATCGTAGATGTCCAGCCCGAGCTCGATGCCGCGCTGCCCCAGCGCGAGCATCGCGCGCGGCGAAAGCGAGACACCGTCATTGCCGCTGCCCATGAAAAGGCCGCAGAACAGGTTCGGCCGGAACGGTGCCAGAGACTTCCATGCAGCGAGATCGCCGGTGAGCTGATCGAGGATCTCGAAGATCTGCGCTTCCAGATCTTCAGGCTCACGCCGGAGCGCGCTGAGTCGCCAGTTTCCGGTCCTGGCGGTACGCACGGCGCCGGGTTGGTTGCCTGTGAGCTGCTGGCCCTTGTGATGCGCGGCGGTTGGGCTCGCGCCAAGCAAGGCAGTGATCGCGGCTGGATTGAGGTCATCCCCGAAGAATCTGAGAGTTACCAAGGAATGATCGAATGCTGCCATTGGAATCCAGTTTTCCTTATCGGAATATATTCCCGCGCGCAGGCATCGATGATGTCATATTTCGGCCAGAAGCGGACGGCAACACTTGAGCTGAGTCGGCTGGCGAAGCCACATTTAGTTATCTGTCAGACCCCAACAGGACGGTTAGACCAGACACTTTATGCCAGGACGTGGCATAGACAGGTTGCTCCAAACTGCAGCAGCAAGCCGATAAAGTAGAAGAACGGGCCATTGCTTGGATTGATTATAAACCCCCATGAAAAGGCTGCACCAATGCTGCGTTGTCAGCGCCCACAATGGGGGCAGCTAAAGGCTGTCTCTTTGGTGGATGGGTCATCATTGTTTCGCATGGCTGTCATCATGTGGGCTTGAAAGGGGGTAGCGCTTCTTCTTCGCGGGGCTATCTTTCTTTGGTGGGTCGTCGGTAGTGTTATCAGGAATGTCGAATACGAGAACAGTCATGATTAGTTCTCGATTGGCGTCTGAAGGGTGGTGCATAACAAACCGGAAGCCTGATTCTTTTTTCCAAGAGATAGTGCGCTTGTAGTGGGGGTGCCTTTCCGTCGCCTTCTTTATCTCCTCAAGAACCTTGGATGTGTCGCGGTTGCGACTGAAGACAAGGATTGCGGTCTTTGTGTCTCGCCAAGATTGATAGCTAAGCAGTTGGTCAATGGTCTCGCCGTAGGCCTTCGCTCCTTTCCAGAACTTGCATTCGCCAATGAAGGCATTCTTTCCTTCAATGCGGAGCAAAATATCTGTTTTGCCAGCGGCATTAAATGTCTCGCCCGTAGCTTGCCCTTCGAACTGGCCGTTGAGCTGCACGAGGTAGTGATCGCGAAGGACCTCCTCGCCCATTGTTGCGAATGTCGATGGACTGCGCTCCATCATTTGAGTCATGTTATGGACCACTGTTAGCACGTGTTCGTAGTGCTCCATGCTCATGGTGGGTTCTGGTTCGAAGGGTGCTGTGGAGGCCTTGGGAAGTACTGGGGCTACTTTCTTGCGAATAGCAGGCGCAGCATATGTCTTGGGAGCTTCCCCACGTACTTTTAAAGGAATCCCGAGCGCCGCAACGCGACCTTGATTGGCAAGAAGTCGTTCTCTTCGTTTTCTTATCGCGGTTTCTGCAACGCCGGCGATCGAGTTATTGTAGCCTCTTAGATCGTTTCTAATCCATTCGAGGTGCTTCTCGATCTCTTGGAGCTGGCGCTCCAGCTGCGGCTTTATATCCCGATCCATATCGTGGGGAATCTGATAGGAAAGGATCAGCGTTTGGTTCGACACTCGGCCTTGCGGGGGTGCACTGGAGAATGTGCTGGCCTGGGCTTTGAATAAATTCGCTTCCCCAGTGAACGGAATCTCGATATCTATCTGCTGGCCTGGAATGTAGAAGGGGCGGCTTGTGTCACTTATCCAGCGATGTCCATGGTGACGCGCATCAACTTTCGTTTCGCGCTGATCTGCGGTCATGTCATCACGAAGCAAAATGGGCGGCTCAACTGTGTACTTTTCGACGAAGTAGTCGATCAGGTCCTGCTCTGACGTGTTCAGTAGGCGGTTCTGCTCCAGCGAATCGACTTCCGCCTGCAAGACACTTCGCTGGTGCTCCATAGTTGCGCGCAGGTCAATATCGGAGAAAAGGTATCCCCTTTGGTCATACAGTCCCATTGATATCCCTCTCATTTGGAGCGGCTGTGGCTCCTAATGTACGAGTATTTGTCTCAACCTGTGAGACCGCTCAGCGCGAGGCTGTAAGCCCATCATCCCGAAGCCGGACCATGCCCCGCTATCGAACCATTGCCTGCGACCACTGCGGCTACCTGCAGCTCAAGCGCGATACGCAGTGCGACGGCTGCGGCCGACTGACACGACGAGAGCGAAACCGCTGGATTGCCAAGGCGGTACAGGTGGGCGTGGTCTTACTGGTGGGGGTCTTCATGTACGCCAAGCTCAAAGGACTGGCCCCACAATAGGGGGCCGCCAGGCCATTGCCACGGGCGGCGGGAACGGTCAGCGCATGCCACCCGGGCGCACAGCCCACGGCCCTAAGCCCCCCAGACCCAGTGCCTTGCGCGGCCAGCAGCAGAGGCCCAGCGGCGGCTACTCCCTTGATGCGACTCGATCTTAGGGCGACTGGGTCCGGCTAACAAGCCGATGTATAACCGGGTCCGGCAATGTGCCGAGTGTACGTTCCGTCGGGTGCCCGCTCAGGGTCGAGAGCGGACGCTAGCATCATTGGTAGGGTTCTGCGGCACCGGTTGCGTCCGCTTTCGGCCAGGAGCGGACAGTAATCACAAGAGCAGGAGCGTTCCAGATCGCGGAACACCGGCGCGAGAGTATGAGCCCGTCAGGCCAGCTGAATCCGCGATTCTCAAGCTCGACACTTGCCGCGCCACTGCAAGATGATTACCGGCTAGCAGCCTCGGTCTATGGGGCTGCTTCATGCCAGAACTCGGCATCTTCTCCAGCGATTCGTCACTCCCGCCTTTCCGCCTGGATATGGATAGACGAAACACCGGAAACCAAGGAATGATTGGACCAAGCATCCAACTCTTCTGCAATTGAGCCACTCAGGAACCATCCGCGG
This genomic interval from Stenotrophomonas sp. 57 contains the following:
- a CDS encoding DUF4279 domain-containing protein → MAAFDHSLVTLRFFGDDLNPAAITALLGASPTAAHHKGQQLTGNQPGAVRTARTGNWRLSALRREPEDLEAQIFEILDQLTGDLAAWKSLAPFRPNLFCGLFMGSGNDGVSLSPRAMLALGQRGIELGLDIYDAVEEESAAPRAAPIS
- a CDS encoding accessory factor UbiK family protein; amino-acid sequence: MIDLNQIDDLARRLSDMVPPGLRESREELQATFKSALQAGLAKLDLVTREEFEVQRAVLLKTREKLDALEKAVRELEGRSTSD
- the arr gene encoding NAD(+)--rifampin ADP-ribosyltransferase, with protein sequence MAQDTEWTPVTHDTCSQVAGPFYHGTRADLAVGELLSAGFRSNYRDSVVMNHIYFTSIAKGAGLAAEMARGDGRPRVYVVEPTGPFEDDPNVTNKKFPGNPTRSYRSAQPLRVVGEITEWELYDAEFVRQLKAFVASGSGEIIN